One Ricinus communis isolate WT05 ecotype wild-type chromosome 1, ASM1957865v1, whole genome shotgun sequence DNA window includes the following coding sequences:
- the LOC8280947 gene encoding probable xyloglucan galactosyltransferase GT14 produces the protein MEKSTIGHNRLCTQKSNYDSLDDSDPKSYSDSCSGRYIYVHDLPQRFNDLLVENCTGLYRFYDMCPFLTNSGFGFQVVENPEGIISGWNWFATHQFLLEVIFRTRMNNYECLTNDSSLASAIFVPYYGGLDVARYLWDYNISRDSLGADLVKWLRKKPEWKILWGRDHFFVSGRIGWDFRRHVDNDNGWGSNLMSLPESMNMTMVTIESSAWSNEFAIPYPTHFHPSSETELIEWQNKMRKRKRHYLFSFAGAPRPFLQDSIRSEIINHCLGSKRLCKLLDCDSGPNKCDNPVEVIKVFQDSVFCLQPPGDSYTRRSAFDSIVAGCIPVFFHPGSAYAQYEWHLPNDYATYSVFIPGNLVKNGNISINETLLQVPNDKITSMREEVIKLIPKIIYANPKSKLESFEDAFDIAIKGVLARIEKVRKEIREGKDPGIDFAEPNWRLRFSRMGQKDWSPFF, from the exons ATGGAGAAATCTACAATAGGCCATAACAGACTCTG TACCCAAAAGTCTAATTACGACTCCCTTGATGATTCCGATCCAAAATCTTATTCAGATTCTTGTTCAGGTCGTTACATATATGTTCATGATCTTCCTCAACGCTTCAACGACCTTCTTGTTGAAAATTGCACTGGCCTTTATAGATTTTATGACATGTGCCCGTTCCTGACAAACTCAGGATTTGGTTTTCAGGTTGTTGAGAATCCTGAAGGGATTATATCAGGATGGAATTGGTTTGCAACTCaccaatttcttttagaagTTATATTTCGCACTAGAATGAACAACTATGAATGTTTGACTAATGACTCCTCTTTAGCTTCTGCCATTTTTGTACCTTATTATGGGGGACTCGACGTCGCTCGTTACCTGTGGGATTATAATATATCAAGAGATTCTTTGGGTGCTGATCTTGTCAAATGGCTGAGAAAAAAACCTGAATGGAAAATATTGTGGGGTAGAGACCATTTCTTTGTTTCTGGAAGGATTGGCTGGGATTTTCGTAGACATGTTGATAATGATAATGGTTGGGGAAGCAATCTTATGTCTTTGCCTGAATCTATGAACATGACAATGGTGACAATTGAATCAAGTGCATGGAGTAACGAATTCGCGATACCATATCCAACTCATTTCCACCCGTCAAGTGAAACTGAGCTGATTGAATGGCAAAATAAAATGAGGAAACGGAAAAGGCAttacttgttttcttttgcagGGGCTCCGCGACCTTTTCTGCAGGACTCTATCCGTAGTGAGATAATCAATCACTGCTTAGGTTCAAAGAGGTTATGTAAGTTGCTGGATTGTGACTCTGGACCAAACAAGTGTGACAACCCTGTCGAGGTCATCAAGGTATTTCAAGACTCAGTTTTCTGCTTGCAGCCTCCAGGGGATTCGTACACTAGACGATCAGCTTTTGATTCGATTGTAGCAGGATGTATTCCAGTTTTCTTCCACCCAGGATCTGCTTATGCACAGTATGAGTGGCACTTACCAAATGATTATGCTACATATTCTGTGTTCATACCAGGGAACTTGGTGAAAAATGGGAATATCAGCATCAATGAGACTTTGCTTCAGGTTCCcaatgataaaataacaagCATGAGAGAGGAGGTTATAAAGCTGATACCGAAGATTATATATGCAAATCCCAAGTCAAAACTAGAGAGTTTTGAAGATGCATTTGACATAGCAATTAAGGGAGTACTTGCAAGAATTGAGAAAGTGAGAAAGGAAATTAGGGAGGGAAAGGATCCTGGCATTGACTTTGCAGAACCAAATTGGAGGCTCAGATTTTCTAGAATGGGCCAAAAAGATTGGTCTCCTTTCTTCTGA